One Solanum pennellii chromosome 10, SPENNV200 genomic region harbors:
- the LOC107032064 gene encoding outer envelope protein 64, mitochondrial — MTKLNVSNPKVWVVIGVGFAGILIMAEVNRRRLKARNSIKQDFGAFIERIELLPFPQPPPPAARLSLSGLSFAIKDNIDVQEYVTGFGSPAWKQTHEAATKTAVVVTALLKNGSTCVGKTIMDEFGLGITGENVHYGTPTNPKLPSHIPGGSSSGSAVAVAAGLVDFALGTDMTGCIRVPAAFCGVFGFRPSHGAISTVGVLPVSQSLDSIGWLARDPSVLHRVGHVLLQIPSIEPKRTRCFVIADDLFQLCNVPKQKTVYVVTKVIEKLSGYQAPKHLNLGQYIASNVPSLKGFIEQSTIQQNGMSTLRALSSVMFLLQRYEFNTNYEEWMKAVKPRLGSQVTNHIAAADTLAPENIKVLYKVRTEMRVAMQNLLKNDGILVLPTVADPPLKLKSRKGLYAEVHDRAFALLGIASMSGCCQAAIPFGEHENYPISLSFIAYHGTDKFLLDTVLDMYSSIQDEVSIQSNASPLPDTNGSIDASELLKEKGNAAFKGKQWNKAVSYYTEAIKLNDNATYYSNRAAAYLELGCFQQAEEDCTKAISLDKKNVKAYMRRGTARESLLFYKEALQDIRHALVLEPQNKFASVSEKRLRKLIS; from the exons ATGACAAAACTCAATGTATCGAACCCCAAAGTCTGGGTTGTGATCGGCGTCGGATTCGCCGGAATATTGATCATGGCTGAGGTCAATCGGCGACGATTGAAAGCTAGAAACTCAATCAAACAAGACTTTGGCGCTTTTATTGAACGAATAGAGTTGCTTCCGTTTCCTCAACCACCTCCTCCAGCTGCTCGACTTTCCCTTTCTGGCCTCTCATTTGCCATCAAAGACAA CATTGATGTGCAGGAATATGTGACGGGTTTTGGTAGTCCAGCCTGGAAACAGACGCATGAGGCGGCTACAAAGACAGCCGTTGTTGTAACTGCTCTTCTGAAGAATGGTTCTACTTGTGTTGGGAAGACTATCATGGACGAATTTGGACTTGG GATTACTGGAGAGAATGTGCACTACGGTACTCCAACTAATCCAAAATTGCCATCTCATATTCCAGGTGGCTCATCCAGTGGTTCAGCTGTTGCTGTTGCGGCTGGACTTGTTGATTTTGCTTTAG GTACCGATATGACTGGGTGCATCAGAGTCCCAGCAGCATTTTGTGGTGTCTTTGGGTTTAGGCCGTCACATGGGGCCATATCGACTGTTGGTGTTCTGCCTGTATCACAAAGTTTGGACAGTATTG GATGGTTAGCTCGTGATCCATCTGTGCTGCATCGAGTTGGACATGTGTTGCTTCAGATACCATCAATTGAACCTAAGAGGACGAGATGCTTTGTTATAGCTGATGATCTTTTTCAGCTCTGTAATGTACCAAAACAGAAGACAGTGTATGTTGTCACCAAAGTAATAGAAAAATTATCTGGAT ACCAGGCACCCAAACATCTGAACCTTGGGCAGTATATTGCATCAAACGTACCCAGCTTAAAAGGTTTCATTGAACAATCAACCATCCAGCAGAATGGGATGTCTACTTTACGAGCTCTCTCTTCTGTGATGTTTCTTCTTCAAAG ATATGAGTTTAACACAAATTATGAAGAATGGATGAAGGCTGTGAAACCGAGGTTGGGTTCTCAAGTTACCAATCACATTGCTGCAGCAGATACCTTGGCTCCTGAGAACATCAAAGTTCTTTACAAAGTTAGGACCGAGATGCGAGTTGCTATGCAGAATCTTTTGAAG AACGATGGCATATTGGTTCTTCCGACGGTTGCAGATCCTCCTTTAAAATTAAAGTCAAGGAAAGGTCTATATGCTGAAGTTCATGATAGAGCATTTGCTTTATTGGGCATTGCCAGCATGTCAGGATGTTGTCAG GCTGCCATTCCTTTTGGAGAACATGAGAACTATCCTATCTCCCTGTCATTTATTGCATATCACGGGACTGATAAGTTTCTACTTGACACTGTCTTGGATATGTATTCATCTATCCAAGATGAAGTAAGCATACAATCCAATGCATCTCCATTACCAGATACCAATGGTAGCATTGATGCATCTGAGCTTTTGAAAGAAAAG GGAAATGCTGCATTTAAGGGCAAGCAGTGGAACAAAGCTGTAAGCTACTATACAGAAGCAATAAAATTGAATGACAACGCTACATATTATTCCAACCGGGCAGCTGCTTACTTAGAATTGGGATG CTTCCAACAAGCTGAAGAGGACTGTACTAAAGCAATTTCACTTGATAAAAAG AATGTAAAGGCTTATATGAGAAGGGGAACTGCCAGGGAGTCCCTTCTCTTCTATAAAGAGGCTCTTCAAG ATATTAGACATGCACTCGTTCTGGAACCACAGAATAAGTTTGCAAGTGTGTCCGAGAAGAGACTCAGAAAGCTAATTAGTTGA